acacacacgtacacacatgTCTCCTGGGAGAGACGAAGCAAAGCGAAGGGGAGGGAAGGTGGGGCAAAGCCATGGAAAACCATAGGAAAAGCCAGAGAAAGGTTGTGCTGAACGGCGagggccagagagagagaaagagagagagatagagagagaaagagaggagcAGTGGAGCAGTGGAGAAGCCAACGACAGTTTagaaaatgtgcaaaagtaTTAAATTTCAGTCGCCCAGAGCGGAACCATTGGAACCGAAGGAGAAGAAGAGAGAAGGAAGGAAAAGGCGTTGCGGTCACCATATCCCCATGGGCGGACGTACCACACGTGGCACCTcgccgcgccgcgccgctcCTCGCCCCGAAGTGGAACTGTAACTGAAGATGCAGATTGGAAATGGGGTTTGTGGCGGGAAAAGCTCAAAGGAAAAGCTCAAAGTCCATCCGCTGGCTTGagacaacaaaaaagacaAGGCAGGTGGCTGTAGGAGGGCGGGTGGATAGAATTGTAGATGTACATAGGAGTGCCTCAGCGATGAGTAAAAGGAATTAAAGTCGGAGTGCGGTTTAGGCCGCTCGAGAGCCGTGTGGATCACGAGTGCTACCGAAGAGCGGTTACAGTGTGCTGTAAACGGCAGCGGTCACAGGCTGTTAACGGAGAGTGGTAACATGCTGTTAGCCTACGAAGTTAACAGAGCCGTTCCTCTGTTAGAGCTGCTGGCCTGCACAGCGGGAAAGGTGGAGAGGAATTGATCTGATTTGGCTATAACTTCTATTGAATAAtgaaaaacatatttaaatgCAGTTTTTGACATTTACAACACTGATTGTTGCTCATTGGAAGGATCCATATCGCTCTGGCTGTGCTGCTGGCTCAGTTCCCGTGcttgttcctgttcctgttcctggcTCTCAACGGCCGGCTGCACTCCCTCAATATCCTCCCATCGGCTCCTCCGTATGTCGTTCCTTGCAATCCTGCCATGCGGCATGTAGAAGCGGGAATGCCGCCACTGGATCTGCAACAGGTAGGAGTAGGCCACCAGCCCAGAATACAGACCGAGTACTGTGAGAAAAGTGCATTAGCAAGACTGAAAAATATGTCAACAGATTGTGTGGACGCTAcgtaaaagaaaagaaaggatAACGATTTCGTAATAGCAATAATAACAGGATTTCAGGCCGTGCTGCAGGATGAACAGGGGGCACAGCAGGAGATGCACGACGTTCGTGAAGAGGTAGATCCTAACGAGACACTGCCATTCCTGCGAAAGAGACCAGGACTGCCATCAAGGACCCTTTGTATGGCCAGAAAGCATACCAAAAAGGTGCCAACCATCAGCATGGCCGATCCGATGAGGTAAGCCATATATCCGATACGGCCTATATACAGCATCCAATTACCTGGAAAGAAGGAAGTGGTATCCATATCGCTATCCACATAGAAGCCCCTTTCATTCAATTACTTTCACCGAGCACCAGGCATATCGCCGAGGAGCACAGCTCAAAGAACCCCATGAAACAGCAGCCCACCCGGAGATCCACACAGCAGAAGCATTTCTTGAGACGGCGGCGCAGTCTCTTCTTTCGGCGTTCGTAGGAGACATCCCTGAAGTCCGGGCGCACCCCCAGAGACGACTCCTCGTGGGAGACGTAGAAACCGCTCTGGTCCGAGGGCGCCTGAAGAGACTCATCCCCCTCGGAGTCAAGTTCAAAGTCACTGGAGGATTCCTGGGGAGTCGTCTGGGTCTGGACATCCGACACTTGCCGCTGGACCCGGCGAGGCTTAGGCGGGATTTGGGGTGTGGTCTCCCCGCTTTTGGGCATTATGTTTGAGGTCCTCGCATAAAGAAAGGTTTCCTTAGTTTAATCTTTTATTTCGAAATTTtggtttggctttggttttcccAAAAATGTCATATACTTGTGCCTGCTTTCTGTAGATTGTcaaaagcaaaatcaaaaatttggATCTGCACGAAAATCTATCAAAAAAGTAATCTTTCTTCTCCTGGAAacgcttttctttttcaacTTCTTTTCATGGAAAatgctctctgctgctgctgttgtccttTTTAGCTGGTTTTTCCCCAAAAATTCTTGTCACATTGGCAACATTTGGGGGCCCCCTCCCTCCTCTGCCCCAGTGGAAGATATAGTGCCAGTTTTTTGGTCACAAGCCCGTAACCCGTAACCCGTAACCCGTAACCCTAGCAATGGCCATGCCCCCTGTTCTGTTCCTTCCACAACTTCCGACATGCACTCAATGCTCTGGCtcttgatgatgatgttgctcCAACttctgtggactgtggacgGGCCTGGACTGCTGATGACCACAGGACATACCCCCACACACCCGCACACTTGACAGGCACCACATGGAGGCACACTCTGCCTCCGTGCCACTGCAAGAACAGCTGCAGCTTCTGCAGTTTGCTCCCTAACTCTTTTCGGACCGTTCTCCGCCCTTTTTGCATCCATCTTGAAGCCTCCCGCTGCATTCCTCCTCCTACATTCTCCTGCCACCTACCTCCTCCGCCCTTCTGCAGCCCCTCTATCAACTCAAACAATGTGACCAAGTGCGTGGCAAAGTTCTTCCACATTTGGACAACTTTCATCGGACTCCTGGCACTCAGCCCCTCCCCTGCTCTCGATTCGGGCCTCATATGGTGTCCTGTCCAGCGTCCTGTGTGTCCAGGAGGAACAGCGGCGGCACTGCAGGAGAAAGCTGATCAAAATTATTTGAAgcttttgcaatttttgtaattaagcGAACAAAGCCAAACATTTGCTCAGGCATTttcccatccatccagcagGAGGCggtggctgcagctgcagctgcaagtGGCAGCTGAAAGTGCCAGTTTTATTGTGTGCCCCACTGTGTTACGCTCTCGTCCCTTCACAGTTGTTGCAAAGTTGCCGGACAACTGCAAAAACTGCAGCATGCAAATCgaaaaataattacaattgCGCAAAGTTTTAAAACGAACAGAGAAGAGACAACTGGAGACCTCATCCCCACCCACGCCCTGCAAGGGGGAAGTGTCCCTGATTTCTTTCCGTTTCCGAAGgacagatacacagacagagacaaagaccgtgccacacacacagaggcatgCAGAGGAAGGGCAGACAGAGGCAGAAGGAAGTGTGCCCAGTGGTGGAGTTGTAGATGGAGTCCACATGTGTGAAAGAAGAACGATCTGTGGCAACAGGAGGCATCGAAGGAAATCAGGGGCTACAGCACGGAAATAGGAGGCGCTGTACGGACAATAGGAGGTAGAAGGGAGTAGAAACAAAGCAGAAGGCAAGTCGACAGAGTATCAGGTAAAGGCAGAGCTCCACTGAAAGAAACACGAGACTTTATTGGCTGTACAATATGTTATCGATCGATCAACATGGGTCTTTATAGCCAAACAGTTCTATCTAAATGACGTGCAGACCTCTGTTATGTCCAGCACTTGTACCACCTTCTACTGGTATTAAGAAAACCCGATGTCGAGCACAATTTTTTGTGGATACATTAAAGAAACTCTCTAGATAAATGCTCAAATGCATTATCCTTCAATCCAGTTCAGTTCAAAGCTATACTCTACAGATACAATAGTTCTTTGGTTGACTCTAAAAGCCAGCAAAACCTAGAAGTTCCAGGTCTGAAAACATTTCTCTGTCAGAGCTGTCAGAGAGCGGTAACAGTGCGCTGTTACCAGGCTGTTATCACCGCTGTTGCCGCTCTGTTACAGCTGTTGCCCTGAGCAGTGTCACTGTTATGGCCTCTGAATTCCCCTAGAAGCATATAGATGGAATATACCCAAGTTTTCTTAATGATTAAAGTTCATTCTACTCGAAAATCGTATCGCAGTGTATGTAGCAGTTTTTTCTCAGTGTAGGGAGGAGAGTTTTTGCCCAGGATGTTTCCTTCAGTGCGTATATGCTTTGACAGTGCATTTTGGAAGAGGTGTTCGGTTGGGAGGAGGAATAGGTGGAGGAATTCTCCGAATTTCGCATTAGACACACATTCAAACTGTTAATGCGTTCGTCTCTCTTCAACCattgtctctatctctctctctctctctctctctttacccTGGCAGAGGAAAACTTTGAAAACTCATTCAGTGTCATGTAgatttttcgtatttttacttgtgccccctccccctccgcctccccctccacccacccccacgacaaaaaataattgttgCCTAACTTTTTGCCCAAGCTCATAAAACTGTGCCCGTGCCTCCAAGCCtcgtgctcctgctcctttcTGGACCCATTATTCGGGATCCTCTACTCCCGGGCCCCATTATCCGTggcaccccctccccctggcACCCTGCTGGCACCTCCTAGCCAGCCAGTCGGCAGTTATCCCAGTGTTGGTGGCATTTTAAAACTATTGTTCATTTCAAGCATCAAGAAACTTCTCAAATTGTTGCTGAAGCGCTGTCGaaactttttaattttgaCGCCCTGGCAGGTGGTGTGTAGCCCTGACCCACTGTCactgccatgccatgccatgccaggccaggccagagctGCGCTACCTCCTTAAGAGATGAAATGGGGATTCACTTAGACGGAATCACTTCTGTAAGAAGGGCCTTAGGATTGTCCAAAAATTCCGTCCCTATTCCCAAATAATAATATGCGATCACCTTTTCTACCATCATTGGACGGACCGGATATGGAGAGACGAAAGTAATTGAAATCATTTGGGATTCGGTGGAAAGCCACTTGAGTAACAGAGTCTGCAGAGTTAACAGAGAGTAACCGAGTCTGTAGAGTTAACAGAGAGTAACCGAGTCTCTAGAGTTACCAGAAAGTAACCGAGTCTGTAGACTTAACGGAGTGTGATCAGAGAGCCAAGCCTCACCTCATTCGGTGCCGGATTCTCTCTCAAGCCACAATTACTTattgtttcaattttttttagaGTACCCTTGAGGTCCCTGGAATATCCGAATAATTTCTGTGGAAAAACAAGTAAGCACATGTCTGCCCATTGCCTTTTAATCAATCGATTCCAAGTTAATGTCGCTTAATGTACGTATCGATGAGACACTGATACAATCTGAGCTCTAATCTCATTTGGCATGGCATTTCGTGCTTCACGcacattgctcatacgcaccATTAGCATTAGGCAAAGAGGAAGGAACGAGCGCGAGAGCGAGCCATTACCACTGAGTCCCCCATTGAGACACTG
The sequence above is a segment of the Drosophila pseudoobscura strain MV-25-SWS-2005 chromosome X, UCI_Dpse_MV25, whole genome shotgun sequence genome. Coding sequences within it:
- the LOC6901431 gene encoding uncharacterized protein, with protein sequence MPKSGETTPQIPPKPRRVQRQVSDVQTQTTPQESSSDFELDSEGDESLQAPSDQSGFYVSHEESSLGVRPDFRDVSYERRKKRLRRRLKKCFCCVDLRVGCCFMGFFELCSSAICLVLGESNWMLYIGRIGYMAYLIGSAMLMVGTFLEWQCLVRIYLFTNVVHLLLCPLFILQHGLKSCYYCYYEIVILSFLLLLGLYSGLVAYSYLLQIQWRHSRFYMPHGRIARNDIRRSRWEDIEGVQPAVESQEQEQEQARELSQQHSQSDMDPSNEQQSVL